A part of Olleya sp. Bg11-27 genomic DNA contains:
- a CDS encoding nuclear transport factor 2 family protein, translated as MKLFKFACIGVVFFFSCQNKEVRLDANLVKQDINTNIEAWHKAASEADFGEYFGLMTKDGVFIGTDASENWQLNEFKAYAKPHFDKGKAWSFTTLERTIYLDSSGKIAWFDELLDTQMEICRGSGVVENVEGQWKIKHYVLSMTFPNDRVSEIVGVKKEADSITKTVLLK; from the coding sequence ATGAAACTTTTTAAATTCGCTTGTATTGGTGTCGTGTTCTTTTTTTCATGTCAGAACAAGGAGGTCAGGCTTGATGCTAATTTGGTTAAGCAGGATATTAATACTAATATAGAAGCTTGGCATAAGGCTGCTTCTGAGGCTGATTTTGGTGAGTATTTTGGTTTAATGACAAAGGATGGTGTTTTTATTGGGACTGATGCTTCAGAAAACTGGCAGTTAAATGAATTTAAAGCCTATGCTAAACCGCATTTTGATAAAGGTAAGGCGTGGAGTTTTACAACTTTGGAACGAACTATTTATTTGGATTCCAGCGGGAAAATTGCTTGGTTTGATGAGTTACTTGATACGCAAATGGAAATTTGTCGAGGTTCTGGAGTTGTTGAAAATGTAGAGGGTCAATGGAAAATTAAACACTATGTGTTATCTATGACCTTTCCAAATGATAGAGTTAGTGAGATTGTTGGTGTAAAGAAAGAAGCAGATAGTATAACAAAAACAGTATTGTTAAAATGA